One genomic segment of Erysipelotrichaceae bacterium 66202529 includes these proteins:
- a CDS encoding polysaccharide deacetylase family protein, translating to MNTKRKKLRKDRLGILVGICVVLIATAGFGLWKISGMLFTDPYEEYKAYNTSGKEYGDIQQVSEEYENEAFVSFTYPAFKEKGLNAVVKAYEKKAVQSAGKKAKQITSIDYDSAQLFDRYVTIAFHERVFAEDGTPKDTRTTWILYDKRIDKQLTLEDVLRRDYPVLVKKLAEKQGWKKEIKQDFSALSMTKNEIQLHPDQKHTISIPFAEYKKYIRLKDKNIPSLYQGDVQKVKAQPKVDPNRKMIAFTFDDGPSAYTTQVMDLFEQYEGRATFFMLGQNVEANKETVKDMHRRGFELGNHSWDHSMDLAASKHGYMSVSEAAENVYKTQDALYAICGDEPQYFRPPYGAVNKNLLKANYLGYAFWDIDTRDWSSKNAASITSAALSGAKNDNIVILFHDIYEPSVESLKTILPRLKEQGYQFVTYSTLMQYEKDYLLKLDAGYRVPKEYANGH from the coding sequence ATGAATACGAAAAGAAAAAAACTGAGAAAAGACCGGTTGGGGATTCTGGTGGGTATTTGTGTTGTGCTGATTGCAACGGCAGGCTTTGGTTTATGGAAGATCAGCGGAATGCTGTTTACAGATCCATATGAGGAATATAAGGCTTACAATACATCCGGTAAGGAGTATGGGGATATTCAGCAGGTCAGTGAAGAATACGAAAATGAAGCATTTGTATCTTTTACATATCCTGCATTTAAAGAAAAAGGTCTCAATGCTGTGGTCAAGGCATATGAGAAAAAAGCAGTGCAGTCAGCTGGTAAAAAAGCAAAGCAAATTACCAGCATTGACTATGACAGCGCACAACTGTTTGACCGCTATGTTACGATTGCATTTCATGAGCGTGTATTTGCGGAGGATGGAACACCAAAGGATACAAGGACAACATGGATTCTGTATGATAAGAGAATAGATAAGCAGCTGACACTGGAGGACGTACTGCGCCGGGACTATCCGGTACTGGTTAAGAAACTTGCGGAAAAGCAGGGCTGGAAAAAAGAAATCAAACAGGATTTTTCTGCGCTGTCCATGACGAAAAATGAGATACAGCTGCATCCTGATCAGAAGCATACCATTTCCATACCGTTTGCGGAGTATAAGAAATATATCCGCTTAAAGGATAAAAACATACCGTCTCTGTATCAGGGAGATGTCCAAAAGGTAAAAGCACAGCCAAAGGTTGATCCTAACAGAAAGATGATTGCCTTCACCTTTGATGATGGGCCGAGTGCCTATACCACACAGGTTATGGATTTATTTGAACAATACGAAGGTAGGGCCACCTTCTTTATGCTGGGACAGAATGTAGAGGCAAATAAGGAAACGGTAAAGGATATGCACAGACGCGGCTTTGAGCTTGGTAATCATTCCTGGGATCACTCCATGGATCTGGCGGCTTCCAAACATGGCTATATGTCTGTTTCTGAAGCTGCGGAAAATGTTTATAAGACACAGGATGCTCTGTATGCTATTTGCGGTGATGAACCGCAGTATTTCCGTCCACCGTATGGCGCAGTGAACAAGAATCTGCTGAAAGCCAATTATCTGGGATATGCTTTCTGGGATATTGATACCAGAGACTGGTCTAGTAAAAATGCTGCCAGTATTACCTCTGCTGCTTTATCCGGAGCGAAAAATGATAACATTGTCATATTGTTTCATGATATATATGAGCCAAGTGTGGAGAGCTTGAAAACGATTTTGCCAAGGCTGAAGGAACAGGGATATCAGTTTGTC